The following nucleotide sequence is from Kiritimatiella glycovorans.
GGAACAACTGAAATCGTAGCGGCTGGATTAGAAATCCGCTCGCGTCACATCGTACTCGTACTCAGCGAAGCGGTACTCGTACTCGATTTTTTTGAACAGAGGGAGTGGGATCGCGCCTTCGGCGCTCCGAGTACGAGTAAGAGTACGAATTATGTTCACCCCTTCAAGCCCTTCATGTCCTTCAACGACACCCCACCAAAATCCACGAATAACTTTTTTAGCTCTCCGCGCTCCCCTTCCCCATCCAGAAAGGGGCTGTCGCGAACCACAGGACCGTCGCGACGGTCATACAGAGTTTCTGCATCGGCAGCGTGATCCACCCCGCCCAGAAGAGCGTGGACGGGACCGTCAGGAGAACGAGCGCCAGGATGGAGATAACTTTCAGAACCGTTCTCATGCCGCAGCCTCCCCTTCCCTTTTCTGCATCATGCGGCTGAGCGCCATATAGAGCACGGCCGCGATGAACCAGCCCGGCAATCCGAGAAAGAAGATTTCGATTCCTGCGCTCAAATTCAGGATCAGGCACACGCCCAGGGTAACAAACCAGGTCAGCGCCGGCGCCCAGTAAAAGTTGAGCCCCTTCTTTTCCGCGTAGAATTCGCGCAGGCCCATGCGTTTCATCAGGTGATGATCCACAAAGATCACCGCCCCCATCGGCATCAGAACGAGGCCGTAGAGCGCCACGAAGTTGAGCAGCTTCATCACCAGTCCCGGGAAACATCCGCCGATCGTCGCCATCAGTCCGGCGATCATGGTTACCCTGAAACGCGACCATTTCGGACGCAGCGCCTGGAACGCCAGTCCTGCGCGGTATATGGTGGGATTCGCCGTAGTCCATCCGGCGACGACCACGCACAGCAGACCCGCGAAACCCGCAATGTTCCAGGCCATCGGGCCGGGGGCGACCCCCGTCTGTCCGGGCGTACGCTGAAGCTGCAGCGCGTAGAGCAGCCCGGCGGCGATCCACGCCATGTAGTGTCCCACGTACATGCCGGCCGCGGAGGCGCTCCCGTACCACCACTTTTTCGCGAAACGCAGGACGGAGAGGTCGGCCATGCCGATATGCATCGCCATATTGCAGAACCAGGCGAAAAACACGACATGCCAGAACGTGAACGGAGTCTGGCCTTCGACCGGCGCGCCCTTCCAGACCGAGGTCGTCGCCACCCGCCAGAAATCGCGCGGGCTTTCCACGCCCAGTTCCGGCAGCGCGGCGATGCCGCAGGCGAGAAAGACGAGTACCATCCAGGGCGAGGCGATGTTCGCGAAGCGGGAAACGGAATCATAGCCCTTGGCGGCAACGACCGAGATCACCAGCCCTACGGCGAAGACCGCCGCCACCCAGCCCGCGCTGGTGGGGAGCAGGTCGGAGAGTTCCGGCATCGGCATATTGAACGGCATGCCCACCGCCGTGGCGGAAACGGCGATCATGGCGCCGGCGAGGAAACAGAACATCACGCCGTTGGCCACATTATAGAGATCGACCAGCCGCGGCCCGCAGATCTTTTCGAGCTGATAATAGAGGGTCATCCGCTTTTTGACCGCGATGGGGGCGGTGAGAAACATCCAGCTCAGGACGGCCAGCAGGTTCCCGAGCAGAAGACCCGTGAGCACGTCGAAGGCGCTGACCCCGTGGGCCACGAAGAGCGGGCCGATCATGAACTCGGTTCCGGCCGCGTGCTCCCCGGCGTACATGCCCACGAAACCCGAAAGACCCTTCAGCCTGTGCGCGGGTACGGGCTCGCGCTCGTACTCCTCGTTCGTCCTGCGCCTGCCGCGCTGCTCCGCCGCTTCCCCGGCCATCTTCACGCTCCATTTCACGTTACGAGATGCTAAAGCCCCGCCCAACCCCGCTTCGGAGAATGTAAGGATTTCATGAATGGGCGACAAGTACGAAGCCGCACACATTGAACATCCGGCGGCCAAAACGGTCTACTCATGCAGATAAGGAGACCCATATGGTGACATTCAAATCTTCGGGTTTGACGGTTTTTGTACTCGCCGCCGCCCTCCTGCCGGTCGGCTGTGCAGAGGAAGGAGAAAACGCGATGAACCAGGATAAGCGGGGCCCATTCACCTGCACCGACCGCGAGCTGCGCGAACGCCTGACCCCCGAGCAGTACCGGGTCACGCAGCACGACGGTACGGAGAAGCCGTTCGATAACGCCTACTGGGACCACCACGGGACCGGCCTTTACGTGGACGTCGTCTCGGGCGAGCCGCTGTTCTGTTCGAAGGACAAGTTCGAATCGGGCACGGGCTGGCCCTCGTTCACCCGGCCCGTGGAACCCGGCGCGGTCGAGACGCGCCGGGACCGGAAGCTGGGCATGGTACGCACCGAGGTGCGCTCGGCGGACGCGGATTCTCATCTCGGCCACGTCTTCCCGGACGGACCCGGGCCGACGGGCAAGCGGTACTGCATCAATTCCGCCGCCCTGCGGTTTATCCCTCTGGAGAAGCTCGAGGAAGAGGGATACGGCGAATACCTGAAGTTGTTCCATAGGTAACTCGCCACAGCACCAGTCCGTGGCCGGGGGCGGTGGGTACCTCGGCGGTGCGTTCGGCGGACTCGAGCACGGGCTTCACGTCGTCCGGCCTGCGCTCGCCGGTGCCGATGCGGATGAGGTAGCCCGCCAGGCTGCGGACCATCTTGTATAGAAAACCGTCGCCGCGCACGGCGATCGTGGTCTCGTGCCCGTGGCGGCGGATGCGCAGCGAGTCGATAGTCCGCACGGGATTCTCGACGGTTTTTTTGGGCCAGGCGGCGAAGGCGGTGAAATCGTGGCGGCCTATCAGCGCAGCGGCGCCCTGCTCCATCGCCTCGACATCCAGTCGCCGGGGTACATGGTGGTGGGTATGGCGGCGGTGCGGAGGCAGAACCGGTCCGTCCCAGATGAAATAGCGATACTCCTTGCCCGTGGCGTCATAGCGTGCATGGAAACCGGACGGCACGCGTCTGGTCTTCATTACACGCACGTCGGGCGGCAGAAAGGCGTTGAGCGCGTTGCGGATATCCGCCGCTTCCATCGTACGCGGCGCATCGAAGTGGACCGACTGCCCCCGCGCATGCACTCCCGTGTCCGTCCGACCGCTGGCGTGTACCCGCGGCCGTGCACCGAAAAGGCGCTC
It contains:
- the msrB gene encoding peptide-methionine (R)-S-oxide reductase MsrB codes for the protein MNQDKRGPFTCTDRELRERLTPEQYRVTQHDGTEKPFDNAYWDHHGTGLYVDVVSGEPLFCSKDKFESGTGWPSFTRPVEPGAVETRRDRKLGMVRTEVRSADADSHLGHVFPDGPGPTGKRYCINSAALRFIPLEKLEEEGYGEYLKLFHR
- a CDS encoding purine-cytosine permease family protein, which translates into the protein MAGEAAEQRGRRRTNEEYEREPVPAHRLKGLSGFVGMYAGEHAAGTEFMIGPLFVAHGVSAFDVLTGLLLGNLLAVLSWMFLTAPIAVKKRMTLYYQLEKICGPRLVDLYNVANGVMFCFLAGAMIAVSATAVGMPFNMPMPELSDLLPTSAGWVAAVFAVGLVISVVAAKGYDSVSRFANIASPWMVLVFLACGIAALPELGVESPRDFWRVATTSVWKGAPVEGQTPFTFWHVVFFAWFCNMAMHIGMADLSVLRFAKKWWYGSASAAGMYVGHYMAWIAAGLLYALQLQRTPGQTGVAPGPMAWNIAGFAGLLCVVVAGWTTANPTIYRAGLAFQALRPKWSRFRVTMIAGLMATIGGCFPGLVMKLLNFVALYGLVLMPMGAVIFVDHHLMKRMGLREFYAEKKGLNFYWAPALTWFVTLGVCLILNLSAGIEIFFLGLPGWFIAAVLYMALSRMMQKREGEAAA
- the truA gene encoding tRNA pseudouridine(38-40) synthase TruA, translating into MTRYHMIIAYDGTAYYGWQVQPHHRTVQQTLEDALERLFGARPRVHASGRTDTGVHARGQSVHFDAPRTMEAADIRNALNAFLPPDVRVMKTRRVPSGFHARYDATGKEYRYFIWDGPVLPPHRRHTHHHVPRRLDVEAMEQGAAALIGRHDFTAFAAWPKKTVENPVRTIDSLRIRRHGHETTIAVRGDGFLYKMVRSLAGYLIRIGTGERRPDDVKPVLESAERTAEVPTAPGHGLVLWRVTYGTTSGIRRIPLPRASPEG